The genomic stretch AGTGCTTTTTTGCCGAGCCGGAAGGATACTTTCCATTCCAGCGGGTCAAACACCAGCTCAGCCGGAAGTTCTGGGCAGGTACGCCCCAACCGCATCAGAAACATAATCCGCCAGGCCACCATGATGTAGAGCGCGAGGGCTTTTTCGATGCGCTCTTTAGTGTCCAGTTGCAGTTTTTCGACGCGACAGCCAACTTTCAGGACATCAAAAAACATTTCGATTTCCCAACGCGCCCGATACCAGTCGATGAGTTCACAAGCGGCATCGGCGGTCTCTACACAACGGTTGGTGACTAAACGCCAAATGAGGGGCGATTTTCCGGCGGGTGGGTTGATTTCTTTGGCTTGAACCAAGGTCAATAGCATCGGGTGCTTGCTCTTGGGACGCAGGGTATAACGTAACACCTTGATTTCCTGTACCACTTTGCGGGCTTTTTCACCCTGCTTGCGCGGTTTGGTAAAGGTGATGCGGGTCAACGCCTGTTGTTGCTCAATGGCATCCCACAGTTTGAGGTCATCTCCTAAGGCACGGTTATGTTGCGCCCGTATCAGCAGGTCAGCCGGGTAATCCAAGGCTTGTGCCCGTTTGAGCAAGTCGTAAAAGTCGCTTTCACGGTCGCCCGTATAGATGAGCCGGTGTCCGGGGCAGCGTGCCGCCAGTTCGGCTACCCGTTCATACCCTTCGATCCAGCGACGGCTTTCTTTGATGCTGGGGTTCGCTTGGTCGGCGGCTTTGCTCAAGCCCCGTGACCACATCCACGTATCGGTGATGCCCAACGGCAGGCGTTCCGGGGTGATACACAAGGTCGGATGCAGGTACATCCCGCGTTGCTTATCGTAGGATAACCGCCCCAAGCCCTCGGTTTCCTGTCCATTGAAGTCCAATTCGGTGGTGTCTTGAATGCACAGGATAATCTTCGAGTCTTGTTGACGGATTCGGCACTCTGTCGCTTCAAAGTGGGATGCCATCAAAGCATCATGGCTCACCGCCTCATTCCAGAAGAAACGGTACGTCGCCAAGGTACTTGACCAACTCTGGCAAGCCTTGGGGAGGCTGGATTGGGGCGCTTTCAGCATGGCATTGAGAATATGGGCGGCGCGTGTTTCGAGGCGCTTGTCTCCCAAATCAAGATCGGTGAGTTCGCTAGATGACCAGTTCATAGGTGAAAATTGCTTATCTTACATCAGCTTGGGACTTGTGTATAAGGAGATGGGTTATGGCGCAGGTGTGCCGCTGGCAAACAAGGCAAAGATAGCCGCACTGATTCTGCATGATGTTGGCTCCAAGGAAGAGCGTGACGACTGGGTGGAAGATTTCAAGGCGGGCAACATTGACCTGCTGTTTGTGTACAATATGTTGTTGACGGGTTTTGATGCCAAACGCCTGAAGAAGCTCTATCTGGGGCGGGTGATTAAAGACCATAACCTGCTGCAAGCCCTGACCCGCGTCAATCGTACCTACGGCAAACACCGCTATGGCTATGTGGTGGATTTTGCCGATATTCGCAGTGAGTTTGACAAGACCAATAAAGCTTATTTCGACGAGCTACAGAATGAATTAGGCGATGAGATGGAACATTATTCCAAGCTCTTTAAATCCGCCGAGGAAATCAAGGAAGAATTTGAAGCGGTTAAGGATGTGCTGTTCCAATATGACACGCTGAACAAGGAAATCTTCTCGCGGCAAGTCACGGAAATGCAGGATCGGGCGCAAGTGTTGGCGTTGAAAAAAGCCTTGGCGGATGCCCGCAGCTTGTACAACTTGTGCCGATTATTCGGGTACGACGATTTGTTGCAACGACTGCCATTCGCCCAGATTAACGCTTTGTACAACGAAGTCGATAACCACTTGGCGATGCTTAACCTCAAAGACCGTCTTGAAAATCAGGCCGACACCAGTGGCTTATTGAACATGGCGCTGGAGGAAGTGCTGTTCAAGTTCGTCAAGATTGGCGAGGAAGAACTCAAGTTGGCGAATGAGTTGAAAGACGCCCTGCGTCGCGCCCGCGAATCCATGACCAGCAATGTTGACCCCAAAGACCCGGAGTTCATCCAACTCAAAGAGGAGCTGGAACGCCTGTTCAAGAACCGTAACCTCAAAGAGGTCACTCAGGATGAGATGAAGCACAATATGCTCACCCTGAACAAAATTCAGGACAAGGTGCGGGAAATCAATCGCAAGAACCGCCTGCTCCAGAGCAAATACAGCGGTGACATAAAGTTCACCAGAGTGCATAAACGGCTGGTAGAGAATGGCTCGATCTCTGATAATGAGCGTCGCATTTTCGAGGCATTGCATCAGGTCAAACAGCAAGCCGACGAGAGTGTGATGCAGAACAGGAACATCCTCGATAACGAAAGCTATTTTGAGCGCATGATACAGCGGAGCGTGGTACAACAGTTCCATCTGGCGCAAAACATCAAGCTAACCCCCGATAGCACGCGCTACATCAACCAGCTTGTCGTTAAAGAGTATCTGGATGAATTTAATGGAGTAACCCCTTGGTAGCCCTCGATTTCAAGAAAAGCACCACCGAACTGATCGACAACCTGAAAAACATTTGCGCCGCTTACGGGCTGGGTAATGATGGTAATGAGTT from Thiothrix litoralis encodes the following:
- a CDS encoding IS4 family transposase, whose protein sequence is MNWSSSELTDLDLGDKRLETRAAHILNAMLKAPQSSLPKACQSWSSTLATYRFFWNEAVSHDALMASHFEATECRIRQQDSKIILCIQDTTELDFNGQETEGLGRLSYDKQRGMYLHPTLCITPERLPLGITDTWMWSRGLSKAADQANPSIKESRRWIEGYERVAELAARCPGHRLIYTGDRESDFYDLLKRAQALDYPADLLIRAQHNRALGDDLKLWDAIEQQQALTRITFTKPRKQGEKARKVVQEIKVLRYTLRPKSKHPMLLTLVQAKEINPPAGKSPLIWRLVTNRCVETADAACELIDWYRARWEIEMFFDVLKVGCRVEKLQLDTKERIEKALALYIMVAWRIMFLMRLGRTCPELPAELVFDPLEWKVSFRLGKKALPDGIPTLNQVIRNLAELGGFLGRKCDGEPGAKSIWLGYSRVLDCIYGIQMASELGEGLICV
- a CDS encoding type I restriction endonuclease subunit R, which produces MYKEMGYGAGVPLANKAKIAALILHDVGSKEERDDWVEDFKAGNIDLLFVYNMLLTGFDAKRLKKLYLGRVIKDHNLLQALTRVNRTYGKHRYGYVVDFADIRSEFDKTNKAYFDELQNELGDEMEHYSKLFKSAEEIKEEFEAVKDVLFQYDTLNKEIFSRQVTEMQDRAQVLALKKALADARSLYNLCRLFGYDDLLQRLPFAQINALYNEVDNHLAMLNLKDRLENQADTSGLLNMALEEVLFKFVKIGEEELKLANELKDALRRARESMTSNVDPKDPEFIQLKEELERLFKNRNLKEVTQDEMKHNMLTLNKIQDKVREINRKNRLLQSKYSGDIKFTRVHKRLVENGSISDNERRIFEALHQVKQQADESVMQNRNILDNESYFERMIQRSVVQQFHLAQNIKLTPDSTRYINQLVVKEYLDEFNGVTPW